TTTTTCTGGCTTGTAAATAAGTTGCAATTACACTCATCACCGCAATGGCGGTGTCGATATAAGGGTAGTCGGCCGGTTTAGGAAATGCTTTTGGAAAATATTCGTGAATATGTGCAATCAGGTAGCCGAGGAGAACAGAGAAAATCAGGACAAGGATTGGAATGAGGAACTGCGTCCCTTTTTTCATCCATTGAACTTCCAGACTGTGATCTCCTTTTTTTTGCCAGGCAATCCATCCATAGATGGATACAACAAAATAATATACCTGAAGTAACATGTCAGAATACAACTGCACAGTATAAAACATGAAGAAAAAACAAATCACATTAACGATTCCAATCGGCCAGGTGATGATGTTGGAACGTGCAGCAAAAAATACGGCTAGCAATCCGGTAAGTGTCCCAAGAATTTCAAGAAGGGTTAGGGGATAATCCCAAAGTGTAAAAAGAGGATTTGTCCAAATGGATAGCTGCATTTTCAAAAATACTATCCTTTACAATACAACCAGCTTTTTCGCTTTGAAATTCTTTTCTCCTGCTTGTAATTTAATCGTGTACATTCCCTTTGCAAAGGTACTTGCATCAATACGGATAGATTTTCTGCCATTGGCGTTGCTGCTGTGAATCAATCTGCCATTGATGTCGTAAACATAAACCATTGATTCCGGTTCCATTTCATCACTGCTGATAATGATTTGTTCATGTTGCGGATCGTACCAGCTGTTCCAATTGTCGGAAACTTCATTGATGCCCACGAAGCAATTGGGATCATAAGCGCGTGAAGGGGATCCGTTCGGACAACCCGAAAACCAATTTTCTGCATGATTCATTTTACCTGACGGATCGAGTAACTCCAATGTTGTTCCGCCTCCATCCGGTAATTGCGGCCAGGGTAATGCATCTGAATAACGCATCGAGAATCGTAGTTTTCCGTTGTTGTTGTAAACGCGCAATAATTCTCCGGAATTCGATAAACCAAATCCCGTTCCGCCTTGCATGGAATCAATTTGTGGCCAAATGGTAGAGAACATAAGACTATCCTGACTAATCACAATTCTACCCATTGGAAGAAGCAGAGTGCCCGGTGCAATGATGAACGAATGCAAATCATCATCATCTTTAAATTCCCATCCGGAAATATCGAGCGTATGCGATGATGGATTTAGTAATTCGATCCAGTCTGATGTGGGACTTGTAGGATTGTAATTAATTTCA
The DNA window shown above is from Flavobacteriales bacterium and carries:
- the pnuC gene encoding nicotinamide riboside transporter PnuC; translated protein: MQLSIWTNPLFTLWDYPLTLLEILGTLTGLLAVFFAARSNIITWPIGIVNVICFFFMFYTVQLYSDMLLQVYYFVVSIYGWIAWQKKGDHSLEVQWMKKGTQFLIPILVLIFSVLLGYLIAHIHEYFPKAFPKPADYPYIDTAIAVMSVIATYLQARKKIESWIIWIVTDTLCTLLYWVKGIHLFSMEYLVFTILAVFGFLSWQKEMKSKTH